Proteins found in one Paenibacillus sp. FSL R10-2782 genomic segment:
- a CDS encoding cellulase family glycosylhydrolase, whose amino-acid sequence MFKRRPVSLLSLTLAIILLLSTFASVAAAAESEGQAPQATAASSMQSYVEAMQPGWNLGNSLDAVGADETAWGNPRITQALIQQIAAQGYKSIRIPVTWDKHIGAAPNYTVDAAYMNRVEEVVRWALDANLYVMLNVHHDSWLWVSSMEPKHDEVLARYNALWTQIANRFKDQPNKLMFESINEPRFSEGGTTNEAKMNQMLQELNVSFHKIVRASGGNNAARPLVLPGLDTSPAQNKINELYNTITKLSDPNLIATIHYYGYWPFSVNIAGYTTFEKDTKNDVIQTFDNAYNTFVAKGIPVIVGEYGLLGFDKNTGVIEQGEKLKFFEFLTYYMKEKKLTGILWDNGQHLNRTTYKWSDPELFNVMKSSLKGRSSNAVRDLIHLKKGTSVQDATVTLNLNGNQLSTLSANNKQLKQGTDYTLSGDTLTLKASLLTSLTTSGKYGENAVINAKFNKGADWNFKVIVYDTPTLSATEGTTQTFTIPTDFRGSQLATMEAVYTNGGNAGPQDWTPYKEFGNTFAPAYDTNGIKLLPEFFNSVKDGEVTLKFHFWSGDVVTYKMTKSGTRVTGTAS is encoded by the coding sequence ATGTTCAAACGAAGACCCGTTTCATTGCTGTCGTTGACGCTTGCCATCATCCTCTTGTTATCCACGTTCGCGTCCGTTGCCGCCGCTGCTGAATCTGAAGGACAAGCACCACAAGCCACCGCCGCCAGCAGTATGCAATCGTATGTCGAAGCCATGCAGCCTGGATGGAATTTAGGAAATTCTCTGGATGCTGTCGGGGCAGATGAGACTGCCTGGGGCAATCCACGCATTACTCAGGCACTGATCCAGCAAATTGCTGCCCAAGGATACAAAAGCATTCGTATTCCCGTCACCTGGGATAAACACATAGGAGCGGCACCGAATTATACCGTTGACGCTGCCTACATGAACCGTGTAGAAGAAGTCGTCCGCTGGGCACTGGATGCCAATCTGTACGTCATGCTCAATGTCCATCATGATTCATGGTTATGGGTAAGCAGTATGGAGCCCAAGCATGATGAAGTGCTGGCTCGTTATAACGCATTATGGACACAAATTGCCAATCGCTTTAAAGATCAGCCGAACAAGCTGATGTTCGAGAGCATTAACGAACCCCGTTTCTCCGAAGGAGGAACGACGAATGAAGCGAAAATGAACCAGATGCTCCAAGAACTAAATGTTTCCTTCCACAAAATCGTCCGCGCCTCTGGCGGTAATAATGCAGCCCGCCCACTTGTTCTGCCTGGCTTGGATACTTCACCTGCCCAGAATAAAATCAACGAGCTGTACAACACAATAACCAAGCTGAGCGATCCCAACCTGATTGCAACCATTCACTATTACGGCTATTGGCCTTTCAGTGTGAATATTGCCGGATATACTACATTTGAGAAAGATACCAAAAACGATGTTATCCAAACCTTTGATAATGCCTATAACACATTTGTGGCTAAAGGCATTCCGGTCATTGTAGGCGAATATGGTCTACTCGGCTTCGATAAAAACACAGGCGTTATCGAACAGGGCGAAAAGCTGAAATTCTTTGAGTTTTTGACCTATTATATGAAAGAGAAAAAATTAACAGGCATCCTCTGGGATAATGGCCAGCATTTGAACCGCACAACATACAAGTGGTCCGATCCTGAGCTCTTTAATGTCATGAAATCCAGCTTAAAAGGGCGTTCCTCCAATGCAGTCCGTGACCTCATTCACTTGAAGAAAGGCACTTCCGTTCAGGATGCCACGGTCACTTTAAACCTGAATGGCAATCAGTTGAGCACACTAAGCGCCAACAACAAGCAACTGAAACAGGGCACCGACTACACACTGAGCGGAGATACATTAACCTTGAAGGCCAGCTTGCTCACCAGCCTAACCACCTCCGGTAAATATGGTGAGAATGCGGTGATTAACGCCAAGTTCAACAAGGGTGCAGACTGGAATTTCAAAGTAATCGTGTATGATACGCCAACATTAAGTGCTACCGAGGGCACTACGCAAACCTTTACCATTCCAACAGACTTCCGTGGCAGCCAACTTGCCACAATGGAAGCTGTTTATACCAATGGGGGCAATGCCGGCCCGCAGGACTGGACACCCTATAAGGAATTTGGCAACACCTTTGCCCCTGCGTATGATACGAATGGCATCAAGCTGCTGCCTGAATTTTTTAACAGTGTGAAGGATGGTGAAGTCACACTGAAGTTCCATTTCTGGAGCGGCGATGTGGTAACCTACAAAATGACCAAGAGCGGAACCCGTGTAACGGGAACGGCATCCTAA
- a CDS encoding helix-turn-helix domain-containing protein: MDPLLHSLFRPIQVNGCDLSTYYIEQKPSAALRAYVACYWESGSANRVVEENLTASCEDTALLSLPQEETMERVLPDGCTDILFEYDPVSKRQDISYCGTFTHPFVSARQAGTETRMFAVRFFPGGAHYFHGMPTHLFTGGHFRLEDIWPESIAVIGERILEAQDFNERVRIMDEYLNQLLLRQRTNDCDLMKNLLHRIFVGSGSMSVKELAEREAISERQINRKFGQWIGISPKKFSEVVRFQSVLQSIQSGDPLDWTELALEHSFFDQAHLIRDFRRFYGDSPLTAAKDFRRLSDFYNTRSKASAILKI, encoded by the coding sequence ATGGACCCTTTGCTGCATTCACTGTTTCGTCCGATTCAGGTCAATGGATGTGATCTCTCCACGTATTATATCGAACAAAAGCCGTCTGCTGCGCTGAGAGCTTATGTCGCTTGCTATTGGGAGTCTGGTTCTGCCAATAGGGTGGTAGAAGAGAATCTAACAGCTTCGTGCGAAGACACCGCTTTGTTAAGCTTGCCGCAGGAAGAAACCATGGAGCGGGTATTACCTGACGGCTGTACGGATATTCTATTTGAATATGACCCGGTGAGTAAGCGTCAGGATATCTCGTACTGCGGGACGTTTACACATCCGTTCGTGTCTGCCAGACAAGCAGGTACCGAGACACGCATGTTTGCTGTGCGATTTTTTCCGGGCGGAGCACATTATTTTCACGGCATGCCAACTCATCTGTTTACAGGTGGACACTTCCGCTTGGAAGATATCTGGCCCGAAAGCATCGCGGTCATAGGTGAGCGTATTCTGGAGGCACAGGATTTTAATGAACGGGTGCGCATCATGGATGAGTATCTTAACCAGCTTCTGCTGCGCCAACGCACGAACGATTGTGATCTGATGAAAAATTTGCTGCATCGTATTTTTGTAGGTAGTGGGAGTATGAGTGTTAAAGAGCTAGCAGAGCGCGAAGCGATCAGTGAAAGACAGATCAACCGCAAGTTCGGGCAATGGATCGGGATCAGTCCCAAAAAGTTCAGTGAAGTCGTCCGCTTCCAGAGCGTTCTGCAAAGTATTCAAAGCGGTGACCCTCTGGATTGGACGGAGCTTGCGTTGGAGCACAGCTTTTTCGATCAGGCCCACCTGATTCGTGATTTTCGCAGGTTCTATGGAGATTCTCCGCTTACTGCCGCAAAGGATTTTCGCAGGTTGTCCGATTTTTACAATACACGTTCGAAGGCTTCCGCTATACTCAAAATATGA
- the yycI gene encoding two-component system regulatory protein YycI has translation MDWSRAKNVLICTFLLLNVVLGRQLWNDAQETAGPNLDFTSLDENTQRSMEEKSIQVLAPIPGDTPQLPKLSYTYVHGGEKDGRVSLPEPVDSKLVFTHDALVEALQPQIRDIDNYQYDPLDVQEELASGQADAFVLHPLVQGKWPLFNVKLALFYSNQKIIGYRKIQVDLQPSDEAKKMLPASKALARLIDSYLPRDAIVKDIRLGYYGQTFNSDSQVAAPVWRFMLDNGQGVYYVQMNGDVISPKTEQTEGS, from the coding sequence ATGGATTGGAGTCGCGCCAAAAACGTACTGATCTGTACGTTTTTGCTGCTCAATGTAGTACTCGGGCGCCAGTTGTGGAATGATGCGCAGGAAACGGCAGGGCCGAATCTGGATTTTACTTCGCTGGATGAAAATACGCAGCGTTCAATGGAAGAGAAGAGCATTCAGGTGCTGGCTCCCATTCCCGGGGATACTCCCCAGTTGCCGAAGCTGTCTTACACATATGTTCATGGCGGGGAAAAGGATGGGCGTGTGAGTCTACCGGAGCCTGTAGACAGCAAGCTGGTATTCACCCACGATGCGCTGGTTGAGGCATTGCAGCCGCAAATCAGGGACATCGACAACTACCAGTATGATCCGCTGGATGTTCAGGAGGAGCTTGCATCTGGACAGGCAGATGCTTTTGTGCTACACCCGTTGGTACAGGGAAAGTGGCCTTTATTTAATGTGAAGCTGGCCCTGTTTTACAGTAATCAGAAAATTATCGGATATCGCAAAATTCAGGTTGATCTCCAGCCCTCGGATGAAGCGAAGAAAATGCTGCCCGCATCCAAGGCGCTGGCACGGTTGATTGACAGTTATTTGCCGCGTGATGCGATTGTGAAGGATATCCGGCTGGGTTATTACGGACAGACCTTTAACTCGGATAGCCAGGTGGCTGCGCCTGTATGGCGGTTTATGCTGGATAACGGGCAAGGCGTGTATTACGTGCAGATGAACGGAGATGTCATTAGTCCAAAGACAGAACAAACAGAAGGGTCTTGA
- a CDS encoding CxxH/CxxC protein yields the protein MYVVCKEHVELAIDMFVDEYEDAPDVVDLKETKFSDWDPPVKCKECEQKAEFLVV from the coding sequence ATGTACGTGGTATGTAAAGAGCATGTGGAACTGGCAATTGATATGTTCGTCGATGAATACGAGGATGCACCGGATGTCGTCGATCTCAAGGAAACGAAATTTTCGGATTGGGACCCTCCAGTGAAGTGCAAGGAATGTGAGCAGAAAGCGGAATTTTTAGTCGTCTAA
- a CDS encoding trypsin-like peptidase domain-containing protein, whose product MGLFDDDFYSTRVSTRAAKKKAFKARRGGQKRWPHRNRSVSPVQAAVISGAVSAVVAVLLFSFITGLPSTTAVTGASHYPMRQAAGDPYDRIVQAAAKVRPAVVSIVNLKGEDGHSTEPSALGSGVIFRIASGKAFIMTNNHVIEGSDDLEIVTVDGIKKEAKLIGKDRISDIAVLAVDDKGISTIADIGDSSKLRLGETVIAIGNPLGLGDTLTSGIVSYTNRIIPISINQDGVYDWEQHVIQTDAAINEGNSGGALVDLDGRVIGINTMKIADTGVEGLGFAIPANEVMKTVNELVEDGKITRPYLGVYTVDLNNEYAPLDETQRKELKLPDTVKNGAVVLEAHGPAEEAGLKLNDVITAFDSEPINSTLDLRRYLYDNKKIGDELKVIFYRAGKEESVTLKLTDKPEG is encoded by the coding sequence ATGGGCTTGTTTGATGACGATTTTTATTCAACGAGGGTATCCACGCGTGCGGCCAAAAAAAAGGCATTCAAGGCACGTCGCGGAGGACAGAAACGTTGGCCACACAGGAACCGGAGCGTGAGTCCGGTGCAAGCTGCTGTCATTAGCGGTGCAGTCAGTGCGGTGGTTGCGGTGCTGCTGTTCAGCTTTATTACAGGTCTGCCCTCCACTACAGCAGTAACCGGAGCAAGTCATTATCCCATGCGCCAAGCGGCGGGTGACCCGTATGACCGGATTGTGCAGGCGGCAGCCAAGGTGCGTCCGGCGGTCGTCAGCATTGTGAACCTGAAAGGGGAAGACGGACATAGCACGGAGCCGTCGGCGCTTGGATCGGGTGTTATTTTCCGAATAGCTTCCGGCAAAGCCTTCATTATGACTAACAACCATGTGATCGAAGGCTCGGATGATCTGGAGATTGTAACTGTGGATGGTATCAAAAAAGAGGCGAAGCTGATCGGTAAGGATCGCATTAGCGATATCGCAGTGCTGGCGGTAGACGATAAGGGCATTAGCACGATAGCGGATATCGGTGATTCCAGTAAGCTTCGTCTGGGCGAGACCGTGATTGCCATTGGTAATCCGCTCGGCTTGGGCGATACGCTCACTTCCGGCATTGTAAGTTATACGAATCGGATTATTCCCATTTCCATTAATCAGGACGGCGTATATGACTGGGAACAGCATGTCATCCAGACCGATGCAGCGATTAATGAAGGAAACAGCGGCGGTGCGCTGGTCGATCTGGACGGACGTGTGATAGGCATCAATACGATGAAAATTGCCGATACCGGTGTGGAAGGACTCGGCTTCGCGATTCCGGCCAATGAGGTCATGAAGACGGTGAATGAACTGGTCGAGGATGGCAAGATTACCCGTCCTTATCTGGGGGTATACACGGTTGACCTCAATAATGAGTATGCTCCGCTGGATGAAACACAGCGCAAGGAACTCAAGCTGCCTGACACCGTAAAGAACGGGGCGGTTGTTCTGGAGGCGCATGGCCCTGCCGAGGAGGCAGGCTTGAAGCTGAACGATGTCATTACCGCGTTCGATAGTGAACCGATCAACTCGACGCTTGATTTGCGACGCTACTTGTACGATAACAAGAAAATTGGCGACGAGCTGAAGGTTATCTTTTACCGGGCAGGCAAGGAAGAATCCGTGACGTTGAAGTTAACGGATAAGCCGGAAGGCTAA
- a CDS encoding MBL fold metallo-hydrolase, with protein sequence MGISFTVLSSGSTGNATVVRNEDTTLLIDAGLSAKRIDELLKERDLSGEELDGILVTHEHSDHVKGLGAMARKYNLPVYANEKTWFAISNAVGQIADDNRRILETGATREFESLRVESFGISHDAAEPVGYSFYDGAEKLSVATDLGYVSDKVKQAISDADVLVLESNHDVEMLRMGRYPWNIKRRILSDIGHLSNEMAGAILSELLTGRTKRTYLAHLSRDHNMMELAKLTVRGAMEDRGCFYKDSEFRLCDTYYDRPTPWDKVSEP encoded by the coding sequence ATGGGGATTTCATTTACCGTGCTGTCGAGCGGTTCGACCGGCAACGCCACCGTTGTCCGGAACGAAGACACGACATTACTCATCGACGCAGGTCTCAGCGCGAAGCGTATTGATGAATTGCTGAAGGAACGCGATCTGAGCGGAGAAGAGTTGGATGGTATTTTGGTCACACATGAGCATTCCGATCATGTGAAAGGACTAGGCGCCATGGCGCGTAAATATAATTTACCTGTGTATGCGAATGAGAAGACGTGGTTTGCCATCAGCAATGCTGTCGGGCAGATCGCGGACGATAACCGCAGAATATTGGAGACAGGCGCGACACGGGAATTTGAATCGTTGCGTGTAGAGTCTTTTGGTATATCTCATGATGCGGCAGAGCCAGTAGGGTATAGCTTTTACGACGGGGCAGAGAAGCTCAGTGTAGCCACCGATCTCGGCTATGTCAGCGACAAGGTGAAGCAGGCCATTTCAGACGCAGATGTATTGGTACTGGAGTCTAATCATGATGTGGAAATGCTGCGCATGGGACGTTATCCATGGAACATCAAGCGCCGTATTCTCAGCGATATCGGTCACTTATCCAATGAGATGGCGGGCGCGATCCTTAGCGAGCTGCTGACAGGACGGACGAAGCGAACGTATTTGGCACATTTGAGCCGCGACCACAATATGATGGAGTTGGCAAAGCTGACCGTGCGCGGGGCGATGGAAGATCGCGGCTGCTTTTACAAGGACAGTGAGTTCCGATTGTGCGATACGTATTATGACCGTCCTACACCGTGGGATAAGGTAAGTGAGCCATAA
- the rlmH gene encoding 23S rRNA (pseudouridine(1915)-N(3))-methyltransferase RlmH translates to MFIQLIGVGKLKEKYLVMGIQEYAKRLGPYIKFQMIEVADEKAPDTLSEAEVRQVKEREGERILAHVKSEAHVIVLAIDGKLWSSEELAEGLDKLGTYGTSHVVFVIGGSHGLSDEVLRRAQQKLSFGRMTLPHQLMRLVLVEQIYRAVKINRGEPYHK, encoded by the coding sequence TTGTTTATTCAACTTATAGGTGTTGGCAAGTTAAAAGAGAAGTATTTGGTCATGGGAATTCAGGAATATGCTAAACGGCTAGGGCCATACATTAAGTTCCAAATGATCGAGGTAGCCGATGAAAAGGCTCCTGACACACTGAGCGAAGCGGAAGTTCGACAGGTCAAGGAGCGGGAAGGCGAGCGCATCCTTGCCCATGTGAAGAGTGAGGCACATGTCATTGTGCTCGCCATCGACGGCAAGCTCTGGAGCTCGGAAGAACTTGCGGAGGGATTGGATAAGCTCGGCACCTACGGTACAAGCCATGTTGTCTTCGTCATTGGCGGCAGCCACGGCCTCTCTGACGAAGTCCTCCGTCGCGCCCAGCAGAAGCTGAGCTTCGGAAGGATGACCTTGCCTCATCAACTGATGCGGCTGGTGCTGGTGGAACAGATTTACCGAGCGGTGAAGATTAATCGGGGTGAACCGTACCATAAATAA
- a CDS encoding helix-turn-helix transcriptional regulator: MTKLRNSVGERIRTIRKAKGLTQQQLAELSGLDDSYIGSVERGERNFSIDTLEKVLTALNVSISELMFSKEHMTKDETIRQEAVDEFVALTSRLNEEQIGILRRVSKEVSRAFE, from the coding sequence ATGACAAAATTACGGAATTCGGTTGGAGAAAGAATTAGAACGATTCGGAAGGCTAAGGGATTAACACAGCAACAACTTGCGGAACTTTCAGGATTAGATGATTCGTATATCGGATCGGTAGAGCGTGGCGAAAGAAACTTTTCGATTGATACCTTGGAGAAAGTGTTAACTGCCTTAAACGTGTCTATCAGTGAGTTGATGTTTTCCAAAGAACATATGACTAAAGACGAAACTATTCGGCAAGAGGCAGTAGATGAATTTGTTGCGTTGACCAGCAGATTAAATGAAGAGCAGATCGGCATTCTCAGACGAGTTAGTAAAGAAGTTTCACGTGCGTTTGAGTAA
- a CDS encoding zinc ribbon domain-containing protein, producing MMRCPDCGATLVAHRIHDTLKDGTKVVRRYYICSNFRAKGSRVCTSNSVKADMAEQYVTDRIAAVVRKPKILEDIVARINNNRTVNVVPLQKELASVDKELGTLDAQKKKYFKLYEADVVDNEFLIQRMNELKQQHEALTRRRQEALRQLERSSADPVPLHQVKQELSQFHELLSSTPIETQKNLLQIIVKQIHVKKGQKIEGIELEFDDKVNACFLGYAPSTQTVAGAFAFPKQKFNALYTIVI from the coding sequence ATGATGCGTTGCCCTGACTGCGGAGCCACGCTTGTCGCACATCGAATTCATGATACGCTCAAGGATGGAACCAAGGTTGTACGGCGATACTACATTTGCAGCAACTTCCGTGCTAAAGGTAGCCGCGTTTGTACTTCAAACAGTGTGAAGGCTGACATGGCTGAGCAATATGTAACCGACCGAATTGCTGCCGTTGTGAGAAAGCCTAAGATATTGGAGGACATCGTGGCACGAATCAATAATAACCGTACAGTGAATGTCGTCCCTCTCCAAAAAGAACTAGCTTCCGTTGACAAGGAGCTTGGAACGTTGGATGCCCAAAAGAAGAAATACTTCAAGCTCTACGAAGCCGATGTTGTTGATAATGAATTTCTAATCCAGCGTATGAATGAACTTAAGCAGCAGCATGAAGCACTGACAAGAAGAAGGCAAGAGGCCTTACGACAGCTTGAACGAAGCTCCGCTGACCCGGTTCCGCTGCATCAAGTAAAGCAGGAACTGTCTCAATTCCATGAGTTGTTATCGTCAACACCGATTGAAACACAAAAGAACCTGCTTCAGATCATCGTGAAGCAGATTCATGTGAAGAAAGGCCAGAAAATCGAAGGCATCGAATTGGAGTTCGATGATAAAGTCAATGCGTGTTTTTTAGGATATGCCCCTTCCACCCAAACGGTGGCAGGGGCTTTTGCTTTTCCCAAGCAAAAGTTCAACGCTCTGTACACTATCGTCATTTGA
- a CDS encoding helix-turn-helix transcriptional regulator: MSLPESVGNRIRELRKAKGWTQEQLAEAAGLHYSYIGGVERGDRNISLETLEKIVLALKVPPFELFQFDETSDRKEIINELMLLINSRETIELEILTTITKNIVDLVELQQKKN; the protein is encoded by the coding sequence ATGAGTTTACCAGAAAGCGTCGGAAATCGGATACGGGAACTAAGAAAAGCTAAAGGATGGACACAGGAACAATTGGCAGAAGCAGCAGGACTTCATTACAGTTATATTGGCGGAGTAGAACGTGGAGATCGAAATATTTCATTGGAGACGTTGGAAAAAATAGTTTTAGCGTTAAAGGTTCCACCCTTTGAACTTTTCCAATTCGATGAAACTTCGGATCGAAAAGAAATCATAAATGAACTTATGTTACTCATAAATTCAAGAGAGACAATAGAGCTAGAAATTCTTACTACTATAACTAAAAATATTGTTGATTTAGTTGAGTTACAACAAAAAAAGAATTGA
- a CDS encoding class I SAM-dependent methyltransferase — MNINKWDTEEAIRRWNMHAENFTARYTEEGDRSRQVLLNPALQECMGTFAGKKVLDAGCGEGYLSRKMVKAGALVEGVDYSPEMLELARKRTPSDWGITYHHGNLEKLEMFGDQSFDLVVSNMVIQDLESYEQAIAEMRRLLVPGGRFIFSILNPCFQTPQSGWVKDETGKKLYWKVNRYFSEGALEQDMPYDQEEKLLYFHRTLGSYVQAITGAGLLLEAMIEPKPSAEMLERYPDFHEDLNVSHFLIFKTKRQG, encoded by the coding sequence ATGAATATAAACAAGTGGGACACGGAAGAAGCCATTCGGCGCTGGAATATGCATGCAGAGAATTTTACCGCAAGATACACTGAAGAAGGGGATCGCTCTCGCCAAGTGCTGTTGAATCCTGCATTACAAGAATGCATGGGCACCTTCGCGGGTAAAAAAGTGCTGGATGCCGGGTGTGGTGAAGGTTATCTGAGCCGTAAAATGGTCAAGGCGGGTGCGCTGGTGGAAGGTGTCGATTATTCGCCGGAAATGCTGGAGCTTGCAAGAAAGCGGACACCGTCAGACTGGGGGATTACGTATCATCACGGTAATCTGGAGAAGCTGGAGATGTTCGGGGATCAGAGCTTTGACCTGGTCGTATCCAATATGGTCATACAGGACTTGGAGAGTTATGAGCAGGCGATTGCGGAAATGCGGCGGTTGCTGGTGCCAGGGGGCCGCTTTATTTTCTCTATTTTGAATCCGTGCTTTCAGACACCGCAGAGTGGATGGGTGAAGGATGAGACAGGGAAAAAGCTGTACTGGAAAGTAAACCGTTATTTCAGCGAAGGCGCATTGGAGCAAGATATGCCTTATGATCAGGAGGAAAAGCTTCTGTACTTCCACCGCACGCTGGGCAGCTACGTACAAGCTATTACTGGAGCGGGTTTGCTGCTAGAGGCAATGATCGAACCGAAGCCGTCCGCAGAGATGCTGGAGCGATATCCCGATTTCCACGAGGACCTGAACGTCAGTCATTTTCTCATTTTTAAAACCAAGCGTCAGGGATAG
- a CDS encoding DinB family protein, translating to MSGTLQVRDHLLNELETGVRTGEALIRKIRPEDWEFRPQDNFRSLLELVHHFVLIPASDLAIMQEKSEGEVGSIENSLSEINDPERLAASFRENFEAYKAYILSLSEEDYLNRSTKAFYMEHGHLQVQWQIETMTHVFHHRSQIYNYLKQLGHEVSFFMLYA from the coding sequence ATGAGTGGAACGCTGCAAGTTCGAGATCATTTGCTGAATGAGCTGGAGACCGGAGTACGGACGGGGGAAGCCTTGATCCGTAAAATACGTCCAGAGGATTGGGAATTTCGCCCGCAGGACAATTTCCGCTCGCTGCTGGAGTTAGTACATCACTTTGTGCTTATTCCTGCTTCGGATCTTGCGATCATGCAGGAGAAGTCTGAGGGTGAAGTGGGAAGCATTGAAAACAGCCTGTCCGAGATAAACGATCCCGAACGCTTGGCTGCAAGTTTCAGGGAGAATTTTGAGGCCTATAAGGCTTACATTCTTTCGCTCAGCGAAGAGGATTATCTGAATCGTTCGACCAAAGCCTTTTATATGGAGCATGGACATTTGCAGGTCCAATGGCAGATTGAGACCATGACCCATGTATTCCATCATCGTTCCCAGATTTATAATTATCTGAAGCAACTGGGACATGAAGTGAGCTTTTTTATGTTGTACGCTTGA
- a CDS encoding DNA-binding protein: MRTSILKSLKPDIIVEILEMAVAFENWKKVMETADILYQCVQRIYEERQYHKAMKLPIPHVNLERPLVYYFGLSHLMCGMAHQNQGAYEQARECIYKYAELGWMEDLEGEGLLVVDEFRFLAKTNLYTVEILSGNIELVEEYVGFLQDNPEEILPGLNTILEAALMYHLDVEGVLHTLAEQIDEFGDYEDAENVSYYYKYCYHLALYYRKYDKLQAAVKLAVQAMHIANQLGNDRNFKRCTALFELLREWATVEQISEYRKMLMQCLDEYETGRDSIMKKVNE; encoded by the coding sequence TTGAGAACTTCTATCCTAAAATCACTCAAACCGGACATCATTGTTGAAATATTGGAAATGGCTGTGGCTTTTGAGAATTGGAAAAAAGTCATGGAGACGGCGGATATTCTGTACCAATGTGTACAGCGTATCTATGAAGAACGGCAGTATCATAAAGCAATGAAATTACCCATCCCGCATGTCAATTTAGAGCGCCCGCTGGTATATTATTTTGGGCTCAGTCACCTGATGTGTGGAATGGCTCACCAGAATCAAGGTGCATATGAACAGGCAAGGGAGTGCATTTATAAGTATGCTGAGCTGGGTTGGATGGAGGATTTAGAGGGAGAAGGCCTACTGGTTGTCGATGAATTCAGGTTTTTAGCCAAGACCAATTTATACACAGTAGAAATTCTATCTGGAAATATAGAGCTTGTGGAGGAATATGTAGGCTTTTTGCAGGACAATCCCGAGGAAATATTACCAGGGCTAAATACCATATTAGAGGCAGCGCTTATGTATCATTTGGATGTAGAGGGCGTTTTACATACGTTAGCGGAGCAGATTGATGAATTTGGGGATTACGAGGATGCGGAGAACGTATCATACTATTATAAATACTGCTATCATTTGGCTTTGTACTATCGGAAGTACGACAAATTACAGGCAGCGGTGAAGCTTGCTGTGCAGGCGATGCACATAGCTAATCAGTTAGGTAACGATCGTAATTTTAAGAGATGTACGGCATTGTTTGAATTACTGCGCGAGTGGGCGACAGTAGAACAAATCAGCGAATATCGAAAGATGCTAATGCAGTGTCTTGATGAATACGAAACTGGTAGGGATAGCATCATGAAGAAAGTAAATGAATGA